A window of Halalkalibacillus sediminis contains these coding sequences:
- the ftsE gene encoding cell division ATP-binding protein FtsE: MIEMQDLYKVYKNGVTALNGVSTNINQGEFVYVVGPSGAGKTSFIKMMYREETPSKGKIYINGVDVGTVKEKNVPFLRRDIGVIFQDFKLLPRLTVYENVAFALEVIEENPKKIKRRVMNVLEQVGLKHKARFIPAQLSGGEQQRVAIARAIVNNPKLIIADEPTGNLDPETSWEIMRVFEEVNATGTTLVMATHSKDIVNKLRKRVIAMEKGEIVRDEHRGEYGYEV; the protein is encoded by the coding sequence ATGATTGAAATGCAGGATCTATATAAGGTATATAAGAATGGGGTCACAGCGTTAAACGGTGTGAGCACGAATATCAATCAAGGTGAATTCGTGTATGTAGTCGGCCCAAGTGGGGCTGGAAAGACATCTTTTATCAAAATGATGTACCGTGAAGAAACACCATCTAAAGGAAAGATATACATAAACGGTGTGGATGTCGGAACAGTTAAAGAGAAGAACGTACCTTTTTTGCGTCGTGACATAGGGGTTATCTTCCAAGACTTCAAATTGCTTCCTCGTTTAACAGTTTACGAGAATGTAGCTTTTGCACTTGAAGTAATAGAAGAAAATCCTAAGAAAATAAAGCGAAGAGTCATGAATGTGTTGGAACAAGTAGGTTTGAAGCATAAAGCTAGATTCATCCCAGCACAGTTATCTGGTGGGGAGCAGCAACGTGTTGCCATCGCTCGCGCAATCGTCAATAACCCTAAATTGATTATCGCTGACGAGCCGACGGGTAATCTAGATCCAGAGACATCATGGGAAATCATGCGTGTATTTGAAGAAGTTAATGCGACTGGTACCACTTTAGTGATGGCTACTCACAGTAAAGATATAGTGAATAAATTAAGAAAACGCGTCATTGCGATGGAGAAAGGCGAAATCGTAAGGGACGAGCATCGAGGGGAATACGGCTATGAAGTTTAG
- the ftsX gene encoding permease-like cell division protein FtsX — protein MKFSTAKRHLREGSKNIIRNSWMTVAAVGAVTTTLVLVGIFLTLIMNINQIADNIEEDVQLKVYIDLAAQQEQVDELEQEISQISGVTKLEYSSKEEELENLIEDLGEEGEQWELFEQANPLNDAFVVQTQAADQYQRVSKEILAMDNVESVDYSENVVERLLTFNDYARYIGIAFIGALLLTAIFLISNTIKMTILARQDEIGIMKLVGAKNSFIRWPFFIEGLLMGVLGSIIPISIVMGGYYYLYENFRDSINVPFVELLPFNPFALQISLLLLGIGVFIGVWGSVMSVRKFLKV, from the coding sequence ATGAAGTTTAGTACAGCCAAAAGACATCTTAGAGAAGGCTCAAAAAATATTATTAGAAACAGCTGGATGACAGTTGCAGCTGTCGGTGCTGTAACCACTACATTAGTATTGGTAGGAATATTCTTAACACTGATTATGAACATCAATCAGATTGCAGATAACATAGAAGAAGATGTTCAGTTAAAGGTATACATAGATCTAGCCGCACAACAGGAGCAAGTTGATGAGTTAGAGCAAGAGATTTCACAGATTTCCGGAGTTACTAAACTAGAATATTCATCAAAGGAGGAAGAGCTGGAGAATTTAATTGAGGACTTAGGAGAAGAAGGCGAGCAGTGGGAATTATTTGAACAAGCCAACCCTTTGAACGATGCATTTGTCGTTCAAACACAAGCGGCTGATCAGTACCAGCGCGTTTCTAAAGAAATTTTAGCTATGGATAATGTTGAGTCAGTCGACTATTCCGAGAATGTGGTTGAAAGATTGTTAACTTTCAATGATTATGCAAGATACATAGGGATCGCATTCATCGGCGCGTTATTACTGACTGCCATTTTCTTAATCTCTAACACGATTAAGATGACGATTTTAGCAAGACAAGATGAAATTGGAATTATGAAGCTTGTAGGAGCTAAAAACAGTTTCATCCGTTGGCCATTTTTCATTGAGGGATTATTGATGGGTGTACTTGGCTCAATCATACCGATCTCAATTGTAATGGGTGGTTATTACTATCTTTACGAGAATTTCAGAGATTCAATTAATGTACCGTTTGTAGAGTTATTACCGTTTAATCCGTTTGCATTGCAGATTTCATTATTACTATTAGGTATCGGCGTATTCATCGGAGTATGGGGAAGTGTTATGAGTGTACGCAAATTCCTAAAAGTTTAA